In the Ochotona princeps isolate mOchPri1 chromosome 14, mOchPri1.hap1, whole genome shotgun sequence genome, CCCATTATACTACAATACCAGTCCCATGTTTCTGTTTAACCATTCTCTTTATGTTTATCATTTCCTCCTCTCTTTTGTGCTCCAATACATTGTCCTGGGCTGTTGTTCTTTACTGATACTCACTGCCTACCTGAGGTCCTGATTCTCCAGGGGTGCCTTTCAGATTCCACTCAGGCTTTCACAGGGCTGGGCTTAAGCACCCCTCTGTCCATCCCTTATCCTTCCTCATCCTGATTGGCCTTTGATACTCCGTGTGTGCCATCTGGATTCCTACCTTGTTCACCTCAAATGGTTTTTGGACTCAACTGCTAAggtagagagaaggaggagagaaagaaggtatCTTGTTTTTCTAAACTCAAGGAGCTATACTTGAACCTGATGCAGAGGATCTAGATTCTGAATCTGAagtagctttaaaaaatatttatttttatttgaaagaaagatttacagaaagaagaagagacaaagatcttccatttgctggtttactccccaaatgggagaaatgagttgatctgaagccaggagccaggagcctctgctgggttgattacgtgagtgcagggtcccaagtctttgggccattctctgctcctttcccaggccccaagcaggaagctggatgggaagtggagtagctgggacatgaactggagcccaagtAAACTGTcagcacttgtaggcagaggattagtttatCTAGCCACCATGTCTGCCCCTGGACCTGAAGTCTTAACAAGATGTGCCTCTGGGGAATCTTGGGAGGAGACGAAAGTACTTTACATGTGGGAAGAATCTAAATAGTTTATGAGCCCTGGACAAACCCTGGTGAGAAGTCATTCCTCTTCCCATCAAGAGGTTGAGTCTATTTGTACTCTGCTTGACTCCAGATGACCCAATAGTCGATTTTTAACAAAGGGATGCCTGCAGAACAATGCTGAGGGCGGGGTCTTCAGAGATCTGTCTTTTTACTTTATCCCTTTTGGAAATATATGCTCTAGTTTTTAGTAAGCAAACCCAAGCAACCACAGGAGGAGGAGTCTGTGAAAAAGTCAGCAAGAAACAGGAAGGTTCTACAACCCACTCTGAGCCAACAGCCAGCACCAGCTGCCAGTCATGTGAAGGAGCCCTTCTGGAACTTCCAACTGTGCCAGTGCCCCAAGCTGACCGCAGCAGAGGCACAAGTGCCCTATTACACAGCTCTGTGACACCGCTGTTTCAAAATACTAAGCTTTGAAATGGTGTGTTGCACAGAAGCAACTGCCTACCACATGCTGGGCGCTATTCTCTGTCCTCATCTTCAAGggtgaaacagaaatgaaaagggaTAGGTGCAGAAGAGGGTGCTGCAGGAGGGCAGAGGAAATGCCATTCAGGGCCCAAGGCGAGCTGCACGGAGAGGCAGAGGGTGGGGATTCTGGGCAGATGACTACTGGGCAAGATAACTGCCAAGTGAGGTCCCAGCTTTTGGCAATCGAGCCCTGCAACTTCCTCTTTCAGGTTCCCACCTAATAAGATTAGTTTTTCATGTAAAAAGCTCAAGAGTGGAAAAAGCTGGAGACAGTGGAGGGAAAGGTCGCCAGGGTTGATCTTTTTTCCAACACCTGTTTGTGTTTGAACAGATGGAAATTTACTGACTCTGGGTACCTCTGGATTAGGGGCTGGCAAAGCTGGCATTCAGTCTTGTGGAAGACACACCTGTTGCCCTCTGTACATTTTTCAGGTGGAGGATTCACCAGACCCAAACTTACTCACTGGCCAGTTTTCTGGGGGCCTTGGTTATTGGGGTCACCTTCACTCTTATCAAGTCTGGCGAGAACAAATCTTCCCATTGAGCTCTAAAGCACTTCAGTAATAATTTCCCCTATTGCCCCTTCTTGTATCATCAAGATGCTTTCAGGTGTTCATTTCCCAAGAACTCATGTGGACTACATTACAGGCTCAGTTCTGGGAGCTAAAGATACATTGCTGAATGAGAAAGTGCTTGCCTCATGGAGGTGGCCTTCCACCAAGGAAGCGGAGACAACAGAAAATAAACGGATGATGCTGGGGAGCAATTCTTGCAGAGTCAGTAGATTTGGGCTGGAAACAAGTCTACATACTAGTCTGAGGGGCCGGCACGATgactaatccttccccttcaagcagGAATTCCATGTAGGtgttggtttatgtcctggttgctccacttcccatccagctccctgcttatggcctgggaaagcagcagaggatggcccaaggccttgggaccctgcatccacatgggaaaatagaaactcctggctcctggctctgctgcctcccagaacacattagcaggaggctggatgggaagcagaatagcctGGACACAAGCTGGTACCCTGAAATGGCACCTGTATGTCCTGAGTGATGGCCTAGCCTGATGCTCTGTAATGCTGGCCCCAGCATCCATGGATTTAAATTTTGATCTGAGTACAACAGCACGACCTGGCTTAGGCTTACAAACTGGATGCCTGAATGGAGAATAGAATGGGGGAGGACCAGGCAGAAGGTGAAGCAGGTGACCCAGTAGGAGGCCCAAATGAAGGTGATGGCTGTTTGGTCAATCATGGTCCAGAGTTAGTAAGACAAGAATTTTCATGTTTTGACAATGGCACTGAGGAGATTCCTTAAGGGTCTGGAAATGGCATTTGTGAATAAGGAGGTAGGCTGGGGACACTTTGAGGTTTTGGTCTTGTAGAACTGGATGAATGAGGTAGGAATGGAAATAGAGTATGGAAGCAACTGGTTGGCAGGATGTGTTGATTTAGAGAAGCTGGTAAAACAGGCAGCTGAATACAGGAGTCTAGGGGTAAGGGAGGAGATTTGGGCTGGAGATAAAAAGCTGGAGTACTTGGGATACAGGCATTAGAAATCACgcccagagagaggcagaaaacaCATCACAGCCCACTGCCTGGGGTCTTCCCCAACAACCCAAGAATGGTCAGAGACAGGAGGACTAGCGGGAGGGACTAGTGGTCAGTCAAGAAAGTATGTTTGTTCAACGATAGCAAAATGTTAACTCCTGTGCCTCGGTTCTTtctatctgtgaaatgggggcATACAGGCGCCATCAGTGTGGTGCAGCTATTGCTAGAGTTCCCCTTCAGAGTTGGCTGCTGGAGGTCTTGGTTCCTGTATTCACAGCATCTCCAAGGATCCTGGAGAGGTACCCTTGCTCTGGTGAGGCCCCTGGGTTCCAACCTAGGCCTAGGGGCTTCCATGTTGTAAAAGCTTCCAGTTTTATTGCGAAATTCCATAAGCGGTTTTTGGGGTCAAGAGCTTTGCCTGCGATCAGCTGGGGGATCTTGGCATAAGTTTCTTAACCTCCCTGGCCCTTGAAGTCATCATCTGTAACGTGGAGACAGTCCCTAATTCGTGGGACtgtgcccagcccagcatggaTTGCACATTCCAGCAACCAGGCCTGAGGGTCACCAGGGACCTTCGCCATCTGCCCACTTCTGTATCCTGGCGTTGTGGTGTGCTTTTAATAGGAGGCAAGCGCCCTGCTGCTCCCTGCGCCCACTGGCTCAGGGACACATGATGGCACAGGAGACAAGCAGTTGCGCGTCCACTCTCTAGGCCAGAGGCCGCGCGGCGCAGACCTCGAGGGTTCCCCACGCCGGCCCGCTGGGCCCCGTGGCCTAGAGGAGCGGGTTTCGAACCAGTTCCACTCAGTCCCACCCCTCGCGGGGTGTCGAGGTCCGTTTCCCGGCAACCCTTCTCTGGTCTTTCCCACCACGGCTACTGGCCAGGGTGGCTACAGCCCTCGACCCCTCCGGGACAGTGCCTCGTTCGTTCTCCCCTCTCCGCCCCCAGCTCACCGCCGCGCTGCAGGCCCGGGCGCATACCCTACCGGAGTCCCACGGCACCCAGTGGACGGAGGCCCCTCTGCAGGGCTGttcggaggaggaggaggaggcggaggaggaaAAAGGGAGGAGGGCGGAGGCGCCTGAGCCGGGACCGCCCCGGCCACGACCAGCCGCGCCCCTGGCCAGCGGTGGCCACGCCCCGGGCCCGGCGCCCAGAGGCCCCGCCCGCCGCCGGCCCCGCCCGCGCCTTGGGCGCCCTTCTGGTCTCCTGCAGGTCCAGCCTCCGAGTCCGCGCCAGCCGCGCGTCCGCCGCGCCGCGCGCCCTCTGCCCGCTGCTGGGCCCCTCCCCCAGCCGCCGTGGTAGGGCAGCGCCTGGCCGGGGGCCAGCGGGCGGGCCGCCCTCCCCACAGCAGCACACCCCCCTCTTAAAGTAGCGGCGGGAAGATGAGGTTTCGGGAGCCGCTCCTGGGCGGCAGCACCGCGATGCCGGGCGCGTCCCTGCAGCGGGCCTGCCGCCTGCTCGTGGCCGTCTGCGCTCTGCACCTTGGCGTTACGCTCGTGTATTACCTGGCCGGCCGCGACCTGAGCCGTCTGCCCCAGCTGGTCGGGGTCTCCACGACACTGCAGAGTGGCTCCAACGCCAACACCGCCGCCGCCACCCGTGGACAGCCCTCCGGGGAACTCCGGACCAAAGGGGTCCGGCCGCCACCGCCTCTGGGTACCTTTTCCGAGCCTCGCCGGGGTGGCAGCAGCGCCAGCGTCGGCCCTTCAAGCAACTTGACTTCGGCGCCGGTAGCTCCGACCTCAGCCCTGTTACTGCCTGTGTGCCCTGAGGAGTCCCCGCTGCTGGGTAAGACTGGAGTCGGTGTGAATCCCAGGACTGGGGCTCTCTGGGCTTTCCCCCGACGGGGTCCGCCCAACATACCCGTGTGCTCTAGTCCGCGGGACAGCCAAGCCCCTTGTTCCAGTTCAGAGTTCTAAATGGGCAGGCAAGCTCTGGACTGGCTGGGGCAGAGAAAAAGTGGGAGGTGGACCCTTGGGcggctggggcggggggagggggtctCTCTGTCCCCAAAGCGGGGAGGGCCCGGCGGGGGCTTCCCTGCTCTGGTCCCAGCGAACCTCAGGAAGTGTTGCAGTTTGTGTCTGCCTTAGGGCTTAAAGAAACCTTCAGCATTTGCTAACTCAGGCAGCAGACAAGAGCCACTCTGCCGCGTTTGGGGCCTCAGCAGCAGGTTCTCTGTGGAAAAGGGCACTTGCTCTAGAGGGGCGTCTGTGTTTCCTTAGAGCTAGGACCTTTACATTGTGGGCTGACTTCTTAGCCTGTGGGCGTGTGATTCATGACTCTTGTTCAGCCTCTGCTCTCTCTTCTGGTCAATGGGTAAACCGTGCTTGTTCCTGTTTCTGATCAGGCTGGTTGGGGTCCTAGATGAAACAATGTTAAGTGCGGGTTGAATTAATGAGAGTGAGCTGTTACAGTTGTGTTCATTTCCTCCTCTGGGCCTACCCCTCCACCCGGGCTTCCTCCTTCTGTGAGTTCCCAGGGCCTAAGGGAGCAGGGCCCTCTCTGAAGGGCAGAGGGCATGTGTACCCTGGGTGCTGGAGGGCTAAAATATAACCAGTCCCTGCCTGGGCTTGCCCAGGTCCTTCTGGTTTCAGCGCAGGCAGGGAGCTTTGTTGGGTGGTGGGTTTGGGCACAGGAGCGTGAGGTCAGCCTGGACCACGTAGTGACCTGTAAACCCAGGGCAGCTACAGGTTGCTGCCAGGGTAGTGGACTCATTTCGAGGGCCAGCTTTTCCAGCGCTGTGCTGTGAGTGAGGGGCCCTGGCGGGCAGGCAGGCAAGCACCCATGGAGCCCTGACCAAATAGGCCTGCCTCCCACTCTTGCTCAATTGCTCCCATAATTACTTCAATATTTTCATATCAAGTTTGGGAGGAACCTCTTGGAGTTGGTCAGGCATGAACTGTGGTCATaaggaggttttttttgtttttttaaaggcagaaaatgGAATTCCTTTGGACTTGCTGGTTGGTCTGGGAAGCATCAATCCCATAAACTGAAGTCGgctctctgccttgctgctggATGCAACTTAGagagtttcttagaggctttccCCATCTAATGTGTAGGTAAAAGGAGAGGTGCTCATAGTCTTGCCACTGGGGAATATTTCCAGGACAGAACGATGTGTACGTGAAGCAGGTGGCATGCAGTGGGCACTCATGATAAAATGGCACTAACATTTGTGTGGGGCCTTCAGGTTTCGTTTTCTCAGCCACTCTTTGACGATCACTTGTCAGcggcagagaggagggaggatgaGAGGCCCCAGAACACAGAGAGGCAggctttattaattttttgcttttgtttttaattactgCCTGAGCGTTGtatgaaaagcaaaaatgaataaatgaaggaagACTACCCTCAGTTCGTCAGCTTGGTGTCGGAGGTGTATGTGGAGTCTTCGGGTTTGACATATGACTAATCTGGTGgtgttctgctttgttttgcttgGTAGTGTGTCACCCGTGATGAGTCTGTCCTCCGTTACTAATGGTGCCGCCTTCTGAAATTAGCGGTTCAAAAGCACTTAATGTTTAGAGGGCATGGGAGAGAGGCCCCACTGGCCTGCCTTCCTATGGCCTTCATGGGTGACTGTGGCCCTAAGGCAGCTGCTGAGGCAGCCCCAGGAAGGGTGGTGGCAGGAATCTGTTCATTTAAATTGGGCCTTTGGGTTGGAACGGCTGGGTTAGCGCCCCGGTGTTGGGGGTTCCCTGTTAGGAGGAGTATTGAGAAAGTTTCCTGGAGAGTGTGTGGGCGAGGGGAATGGTTCCCATCTGTGCAGGTGTTAGGCGAAGGCATTGCGGGCAGGTTTTGAGGTTGCTGGGAGAAAGCCTCCGCTAGCTTTAGAATTCTGTGGCCTTTTCACTACTTGCAGTTTCTTTCTCCCCAACTAGACTCCTGTTTTTTGGTGTCCAGTGGTGTGGGCCAAGATGGCTGCAGTCGCTAAGGCCTAAGGTTGTGGGTTTTGGGTATGACCTCTGCTTCTCTGCAGGAGGTAAGGTGGGGGCTGCGACACTCACCTGCAGCTGGATCACTGGTTGGTGGGTGGCCCCTGGGTTCTAAGAGCTTCAGGTGACTTCAGAGAGGTGTGGGTTAGGACCCTGCCTCCCTGTGTGCTGCAGGGGTAGGTTGCTATAGTTTACAGCCCTTCTCCCTGCACCCTGGAGTGTCCCCTGCATGAGGAAGGTGGCTCCTTCTGAGGAATCCCAGTTTTCCCCAGGGAGTTCAGCAAGGTGGCTCAGGCCCTGTGTCCTCCtgtcctccacctcctcccccagccctgtctcCGCCCCTCAGAGGCCTtgtcctcccttctctctccctcctcctctccccccaggCAGCATCTCTTCTAAGTAGCCATGGTGGTGAAGTTCCCTGTTCTGGCCACCTGAGAGTTTGTGTGAACTGGGAGGAGCTGCAGCCTTGTGTTTTCTTTCCCGGAATGTTTATCTCCAGTCAGATTTGGTAGCAGCTCAACCTGATCTGACCCACCGTGGCACTGCCAGGCccaggggaggagcaggaggaggaggtgggcagcACGACAGGCTGAACTGGTTAGGGGAGACGGTTGTGACCTGGGGCCCAGACTTGCTGCGGGTCAGGGCGGTCCCCTTGGGGTCAGGCCGCTTCCACCCCGTAGCCAGCCATGAAGTGAGAAGATCTGTTGAGCTTTGAGATTTGTCCAGAAGGGACAATGCTGATCTAGAGGTGGGTGCTTGGGTTAGCTAACAGCAACTGCAGATATCAGGGCCCCTGGAGAGACTTGTTCATGAACCAGTCTCCCTGGCTGTTTTGGAGGCCCTAGCAGATGATCCCCTGCCATGGTTGCTCTGTTGGGATATAGGAagcccctgctgggttctgggctCTCCTGTGTGCCACAGCTGGGGCTTGCTGTACCCCTCTCACATCAACACACGTAAGCACACATGTGATACAAGCACGCTGCCCGGGTCTGCATGGACTCCAAAGCTTAGGAAAGTGCCCTCTCTTGCCCTGGACACATTCTGACTTAGAGCAAAGTGCAAGAGCCTCACCCT is a window encoding:
- the B4GALT1 gene encoding beta-1,4-galactosyltransferase 1 isoform X2, encoding MRFREPLLGGSTAMPGASLQRACRLLVAVCALHLGVTLVYYLAGRDLSRLPQLVGVSTTLQSGSNANTAAATRGQPSGELRTKGVRPPPPLGTFSEPRRGGSSASVGPSSNLTSAPVAPTSALLLPVCPEESPLLVGPRTVDFNIHVDLELLAKQNPEVKLGGHHSPKNCTSPHKVAIIIPFRNRQEHLKYWLYYLHPILQRQQLDYGIYVINQWGPFAFPC